A genomic window from Anthocerotibacter panamensis C109 includes:
- a CDS encoding sulfate/molybdate ABC transporter ATP-binding protein yields the protein MAILVQGVSKRFGNFQAAQDIHLEIKAGSLVALLGPSGCGKSTLLRLIAGLEQPDTGAVWLEGQDATRQRLQERNIGFVFQHYALFKHLTVRENIAFGLEVRKFPKAQVRVRVEQLLELVQLAGLGNRFPAQLSGGQRQRVALARALAVEPKVLLLDEPFGALDAKVRKDLRGWLRHLHDEVHVTTIFVTHDPEEAMEIADQIVVMNHGRIEQIDSPAQIYDQPASPFVMGFLGAVNVLPATFGLFSRTEENIQEIFVRPHDLQIEIAPTANSVSARIERLMYMGWQVQADLLSGNTPLAVQLSREKFDRLHLQLGQEVHVQALKYRSFPPALPHVERLVQTPA from the coding sequence ATGGCTATTCTGGTGCAGGGAGTGTCTAAGCGCTTCGGGAATTTCCAAGCTGCTCAGGATATCCACCTCGAAATCAAAGCCGGTTCGCTTGTGGCCCTGCTCGGACCTTCCGGCTGTGGGAAATCCACCCTACTCAGGTTGATTGCGGGTCTGGAGCAACCCGATACAGGCGCGGTTTGGCTCGAAGGCCAAGATGCAACCCGCCAACGGCTTCAGGAGCGCAATATTGGTTTTGTCTTTCAGCACTACGCCCTCTTCAAGCACCTGACGGTACGAGAAAATATTGCCTTTGGCTTGGAGGTCCGCAAATTCCCCAAGGCACAGGTCCGGGTCCGAGTGGAGCAACTTTTAGAACTGGTTCAATTAGCTGGACTCGGGAATCGTTTTCCAGCACAACTCTCGGGCGGTCAACGCCAACGGGTTGCCCTGGCTCGGGCTCTGGCGGTGGAGCCCAAGGTTTTGTTGCTAGACGAACCCTTCGGTGCGCTGGATGCCAAGGTGCGCAAGGACCTGCGTGGCTGGCTACGCCATCTACACGATGAAGTTCATGTCACTACTATTTTTGTCACACACGACCCCGAAGAGGCGATGGAGATTGCCGACCAGATCGTAGTGATGAACCATGGACGCATTGAGCAGATAGACAGTCCGGCTCAGATTTATGACCAACCCGCCAGCCCTTTTGTGATGGGCTTTCTAGGCGCGGTCAATGTGTTGCCTGCCACGTTCGGGCTCTTCTCACGCACTGAGGAGAATATCCAGGAAATCTTCGTCCGGCCCCACGACCTCCAGATTGAGATAGCACCTACCGCGAATTCCGTCTCTGCTCGAATCGAACGGCTGATGTACATGGGCTGGCAGGTCCAGGCTGACCTGCTCAGCGGAAACACTCCGCTCGCCGTGCAGCTCAGTCGTGAGAAGTTTGACCGCTTGCATCTGCAACTAGGGCAAGAGGTCCATGTTCAGGCGCTCAAGTACCGCTCGTTCCCGCCAGCCCTGCCCCACGTCGAACGGCTGGTCCAAACTCCCGCTTAG
- a CDS encoding RAD23 family protein → MRRFILGLVCFSVVSLQGVWAQQYPPYIEQQIRAGTLTRSEARLLYGNPTVKSPSTPGSTPPAPSALSPKAAPETASQEEAKVTPAKTTGSKAALASKADDKAPSYRGTFTGLEPSGLTAATGQPVAGSVYLLPNSPEIQELLKQQQNLINQLRRTSGPSKLGRSRQPNSIGDAPAGTFSEAPGGGGAALTQLGGFGEIATGNALAQAALTDGAFAIESALPSGLVMAVVSAGGRTIGVWALPAVKDEPLALSPANALYWIP, encoded by the coding sequence ATGCGAAGGTTTATCCTGGGGTTGGTCTGCTTTTCCGTGGTTAGTTTGCAGGGAGTCTGGGCACAACAATACCCTCCCTATATTGAGCAGCAAATTCGGGCAGGCACCCTGACCCGTTCTGAAGCACGGCTCCTGTATGGCAATCCGACCGTCAAGAGCCCTAGTACCCCAGGCTCCACTCCGCCTGCCCCATCCGCTCTTTCGCCCAAGGCAGCACCGGAAACAGCGAGCCAAGAGGAAGCCAAAGTAACCCCCGCGAAAACAACGGGCTCCAAAGCAGCGCTAGCGAGTAAGGCAGACGATAAAGCCCCCTCATACCGGGGTACTTTTACAGGTCTAGAGCCATCTGGACTCACTGCCGCCACCGGTCAGCCCGTGGCAGGGTCGGTCTATCTCCTCCCAAACAGCCCGGAGATCCAAGAACTACTCAAACAACAACAAAACCTGATCAACCAGCTTCGCCGTACTTCAGGACCGAGTAAGTTGGGCCGCTCCAGACAGCCTAACAGTATCGGTGACGCCCCGGCGGGTACTTTCTCCGAAGCTCCGGGCGGCGGCGGGGCTGCCCTTACCCAACTCGGTGGTTTTGGTGAAATCGCCACAGGTAATGCTTTAGCTCAGGCTGCGCTCACCGATGGAGCTTTTGCCATTGAATCAGCCCTACCTAGTGGTTTGGTGATGGCGGTTGTTTCAGCAGGAGGGCGCACCATCGGTGTTTGGGCACTCCCTGCGGTCAAGGATGAACCGCTTGCTCTGAGTCCGGCGAATGCGCTCTACTGGATTCCCTAG
- a CDS encoding sulfate ABC transporter substrate-binding protein, with the protein MASDLILPSFSTACTSTPWSFHRGFLALALVGLALSVVPPTLAQAVTLLNVSYDPTRELYKDFNAAFAAYWKKKTGQEVTFNQSHGGSGKQARAILDGLEADVATLALGYDLDVLADKGQLIPQNWQKLLPNNSAPYTSTIVFLVRKGNPKKIVDWDDLVKPGISVITPNPKTSGGARWNFLAAWAYALKKNRGDESKAKEFISKLYKNVPVLDSGARGSTTTFVQRGIGDVLLAWENEAYLSSNELGPDKVELVLPSLSMLAEPPVTVVSKYAAKHGTSEVAKAYLQYLYSPVGQDLAGKNYYRPRAVAAQKKYASQFGKVKLVTLGQVFGDWRSTQKKYFDDGGVFDQIYQPK; encoded by the coding sequence ATGGCAAGCGATCTGATATTGCCCTCTTTCTCTACTGCCTGTACTTCCACCCCCTGGTCTTTTCACAGAGGATTCCTAGCGCTTGCTCTGGTAGGTCTTGCGCTCAGTGTTGTCCCACCAACGCTGGCTCAGGCTGTGACCCTGCTCAATGTCTCCTATGACCCCACGCGGGAGTTGTACAAAGACTTCAATGCCGCGTTTGCAGCGTATTGGAAGAAGAAAACAGGTCAAGAGGTGACGTTCAACCAATCCCACGGCGGCTCAGGCAAGCAAGCCCGCGCCATCCTCGATGGTCTGGAGGCCGATGTGGCAACGTTGGCACTGGGCTACGACTTGGATGTTCTGGCCGACAAGGGCCAGTTGATCCCGCAGAACTGGCAAAAACTGCTACCGAACAACAGCGCTCCTTACACCTCAACAATTGTTTTCCTGGTCCGTAAGGGCAATCCCAAGAAAATTGTCGATTGGGACGATCTAGTTAAGCCGGGGATATCAGTCATCACCCCCAACCCCAAGACCTCTGGGGGGGCTCGCTGGAACTTTCTAGCAGCCTGGGCTTATGCACTGAAAAAAAATCGGGGGGACGAGTCCAAAGCTAAAGAATTCATCAGCAAACTCTACAAAAATGTCCCGGTTTTGGATTCGGGGGCGCGGGGCTCTACGACCACGTTTGTTCAGCGCGGCATTGGCGATGTGCTCCTTGCCTGGGAGAACGAAGCCTATCTCTCCAGCAACGAGCTGGGTCCTGACAAAGTTGAGCTTGTTCTCCCCTCGCTGAGTATGCTGGCGGAACCTCCGGTGACGGTGGTGTCGAAGTACGCAGCCAAGCACGGTACTTCCGAAGTGGCGAAGGCTTATTTGCAGTACCTCTACAGTCCTGTAGGCCAGGACCTCGCAGGTAAAAACTACTATCGCCCCCGAGCAGTAGCAGCCCAAAAGAAATACGCTAGCCAGTTCGGGAAGGTGAAGTTGGTCACGCTGGGACAAGTTTTTGGCGATTGGCGCTCGACCCAGAAGAAATATTTCGACGATGGCGGCGTTTTTGACCAGATCTATCAGCCTAAGTAG
- the cysW gene encoding sulfate ABC transporter permease subunit CysW yields the protein MANSALSPKQTFTPIARPTTEPLVVRWLLIGVALLFCGLFLILPLVAVFAQALEKGVGLYFATFIDGDALKAVQLTLLTAALSVPLNLVFGVAAAWTVSKFDFVGKNLLIALIDLPFSVSPVISGLIFVLIFGAQGLFGPWLSNHDFKIIFAVPGIVLATIFVTFPFVAREMLPLMQEQGTEQEETALVLGASGWQTFWRITLPRAKWALLYGVILCNARAMGEFGAVSVVSGHIRGLTNTVPLHVEILYNEYNFVAAFAMASLLTLLALVSLVAKSLVGWQAEQQKKVE from the coding sequence ATGGCTAATTCTGCCTTGAGCCCCAAGCAAACCTTCACACCCATTGCCCGACCCACGACTGAGCCCCTCGTGGTGCGTTGGCTACTGATCGGGGTGGCGTTGTTATTTTGCGGTCTGTTCTTGATCCTCCCTCTGGTTGCCGTCTTCGCTCAGGCACTAGAGAAAGGGGTAGGGCTATACTTCGCTACCTTTATAGATGGGGATGCGCTCAAGGCTGTTCAGCTAACCCTACTCACCGCCGCCTTATCCGTCCCGCTCAATCTGGTCTTTGGGGTGGCAGCAGCCTGGACGGTGTCCAAGTTTGATTTTGTAGGCAAAAATCTCTTAATTGCGCTCATCGACTTGCCCTTTTCGGTCTCGCCGGTCATTTCGGGGCTGATTTTCGTGTTGATCTTTGGGGCTCAGGGCTTGTTTGGACCGTGGCTCTCCAACCACGACTTCAAAATCATCTTTGCGGTGCCAGGGATTGTACTGGCGACGATTTTTGTCACGTTTCCTTTTGTCGCTCGGGAAATGCTCCCGCTGATGCAAGAGCAGGGCACGGAGCAAGAGGAAACGGCCTTAGTTTTGGGCGCAAGCGGCTGGCAGACGTTTTGGCGCATCACGCTCCCCAGGGCTAAATGGGCGCTCCTCTACGGGGTCATCCTCTGTAATGCTCGGGCTATGGGCGAATTCGGGGCGGTCTCAGTCGTCTCCGGGCATATCCGGGGCTTGACCAACACCGTGCCGCTCCACGTCGAAATTCTCTACAACGAATATAACTTTGTCGCTGCCTTCGCTATGGCTTCGCTGCTGACGCTCTTGGCTTTGGTCTCGCTGGTCGCTAAGAGTCTCGTCGGGTGGCAGGCTGAGCAGCAGAAGAAAGTGGAGTAA
- a CDS encoding gamma-glutamylcyclotransferase → MKRFLPQPACTTDPSFAGTGSSLRSESTFLYFAYGSCMCPVDLQRSLGEPTYPFVFGTAMLPGHRLGFYRRSEYRNCGVLDIVPDPEVQVQGVLYRLPWRLSAALDQREKGYCQQTIQVYCHQRIYPEVRTYVVVDKLLEELAPNDWYFDVVLRGALTCGLPEQYCWQLFDHMHRLQQQAWTRRPALSVAR, encoded by the coding sequence ATGAAGCGTTTTCTCCCGCAGCCAGCCTGCACTACCGACCCATCATTTGCCGGAACAGGTTCTTCGTTACGATCTGAATCTACCTTTTTGTACTTTGCTTATGGCTCTTGCATGTGTCCGGTGGATCTCCAGCGCTCTCTGGGTGAGCCCACTTATCCTTTTGTGTTTGGCACAGCCATGCTACCGGGTCACCGCCTAGGCTTTTACCGTCGCTCTGAGTACCGCAACTGCGGAGTCCTCGATATCGTGCCGGACCCTGAGGTGCAGGTGCAGGGGGTCCTCTACCGATTGCCCTGGCGATTGAGTGCAGCCTTAGACCAGCGCGAGAAGGGCTACTGCCAGCAGACGATCCAGGTCTATTGCCATCAACGGATATACCCTGAGGTCCGTACTTATGTAGTGGTGGATAAACTCCTAGAAGAATTAGCTCCCAATGACTGGTACTTTGACGTGGTTCTCAGAGGAGCCCTGACGTGTGGTCTGCCAGAACAGTATTGCTGGCAACTCTTTGATCACATGCACCGGCTACAACAACAAGCTTGGACCCGCCGCCCTGCCCTGTCCGTAGCGCGCTGA
- a CDS encoding ribonuclease HII, with the protein MSPSGPTLEREQIHWDGGIRRLCALDEVGRGPMAGPVVAAAVILPVGIDPRLLKGVRDSKQLSPAQREYLARHIRALAVDVGVGGASVREIERLNIRRATALAMQRALNQMGPVEHILVDGLPVPELPGAQTAVIRGDSHCFTIACASVVAKVSRDRLMAQLAKRYPGYGWEHNSGYGTQYHLKALYECGLTPLHRRTWAPVRAYIASIKVEEG; encoded by the coding sequence ATGTCCCCGAGCGGTCCTACCCTGGAGCGCGAGCAAATCCACTGGGACGGAGGTATCCGCCGCCTCTGCGCCCTCGACGAAGTGGGTCGCGGTCCCATGGCAGGCCCGGTAGTAGCCGCCGCTGTCATTCTTCCTGTAGGTATTGACCCCCGGCTACTCAAGGGGGTACGCGACTCCAAACAACTCTCGCCTGCGCAACGGGAATATCTAGCCCGCCATATCCGCGCCTTGGCAGTGGACGTGGGCGTAGGGGGTGCTTCGGTACGGGAGATTGAACGGCTTAATATCCGGCGGGCTACGGCTCTGGCGATGCAGCGGGCCTTGAATCAGATGGGTCCGGTCGAACATATTTTGGTGGATGGCTTGCCCGTACCCGAGTTACCGGGAGCGCAGACCGCAGTCATCCGGGGCGATAGCCATTGCTTTACCATCGCCTGTGCATCCGTGGTCGCCAAGGTGAGCCGGGACCGCCTCATGGCACAGTTGGCTAAGCGCTATCCGGGCTATGGTTGGGAGCACAATAGCGGCTATGGCACTCAGTACCACCTCAAAGCGCTCTATGAATGCGGACTCACCCCACTCCATCGCCGGACTTG
- a CDS encoding cation diffusion facilitator family transporter, giving the protein MGHHHEHESSPARYNQAFLIGMVLNTGFVLVEASYGYLAHSLALIADAGHNLSDVLGLGLAWGAGVLARRAPSGRYTYGLGRSTMLAALVNALILLVVTGGIIWESIRRFLEPGAVAEATVIAVALIGIAINAGCAWLFATGHKEDLNIRGAFLHLASDALVSLGVVLTGFAILWTGWVWLDPMVSLILAGVVVAGTWHLLHGALKLVLDGVPPGVDLPTVRAYLDQLPGVQEVHDLHIWGMSTTETALTAHLVMPGGCPGDRFLHEVCQQLHDAHGIEHATLQVEVGDSVPACSLGSRSHS; this is encoded by the coding sequence ATGGGACATCACCACGAGCATGAATCTAGCCCTGCTCGGTACAATCAGGCTTTTTTGATCGGCATGGTCCTGAATACCGGCTTTGTCCTGGTCGAAGCTAGCTATGGCTATCTGGCGCATTCTCTAGCCCTGATTGCAGACGCAGGACACAACCTCTCGGACGTGTTGGGTCTCGGACTGGCTTGGGGAGCCGGTGTTTTAGCCCGCCGCGCCCCTTCTGGACGCTATACCTATGGGCTGGGGCGCTCTACGATGCTGGCTGCTCTCGTCAATGCCTTAATCCTGCTGGTGGTGACAGGAGGGATCATCTGGGAATCGATCCGTAGGTTTCTGGAGCCCGGTGCGGTGGCAGAAGCGACAGTTATCGCCGTAGCCTTGATAGGCATTGCCATCAATGCTGGCTGTGCTTGGCTTTTTGCCACTGGACACAAAGAGGACCTCAATATCCGGGGAGCTTTTTTACACTTGGCTTCTGATGCCCTGGTGTCTCTTGGGGTTGTCCTGACGGGGTTTGCCATCCTGTGGACGGGCTGGGTGTGGCTGGACCCTATGGTCAGTCTTATCCTCGCAGGCGTGGTTGTGGCGGGGACTTGGCATCTGCTGCATGGGGCGCTCAAGCTGGTCCTGGATGGGGTTCCTCCCGGTGTTGATTTGCCTACGGTACGCGCCTATCTGGACCAACTTCCGGGCGTTCAGGAGGTGCACGATTTACATATTTGGGGCATGAGTACCACAGAGACCGCGCTGACAGCTCATCTGGTCATGCCGGGGGGATGCCCTGGAGATAGGTTTTTACATGAAGTGTGTCAGCAACTCCATGATGCGCATGGTATTGAGCACGCTACTTTACAGGTGGAGGTAGGTGATTCGGTGCCCGCATGTAGTCTGGGCTCCAGGAGCCATTCATGA
- a CDS encoding M48 family metalloprotease — MHLIPWPLNFCTALYPVVFVPQNFDRWPPLRRSAVLAHERVHHRQQQALGLLRFCVLYVCDVRFRWRMERRGYQREFYCLLKAGQPPDLKHYARAVSGQLYWRMIDYATALQWFEQVWNEMERTV, encoded by the coding sequence ATGCACCTCATTCCCTGGCCGCTAAATTTTTGCACCGCCTTGTACCCCGTGGTCTTTGTACCTCAAAACTTTGACCGTTGGCCGCCTCTGCGCCGGTCGGCGGTCCTAGCCCACGAGCGGGTCCACCACCGGCAACAGCAAGCCCTGGGACTCCTGCGTTTCTGTGTACTCTATGTCTGCGACGTTCGGTTTCGCTGGCGCATGGAGCGGCGGGGTTATCAGCGCGAGTTCTATTGCCTGTTAAAAGCAGGACAACCGCCTGACCTCAAGCACTATGCCCGTGCTGTCTCCGGTCAACTCTACTGGAGGATGATTGACTACGCCACAGCCCTACAGTGGTTTGAGCAGGTCTGGAACGAGATGGAGCGCACCGTGTGA
- a CDS encoding gas vesicle protein GvpG encodes MVWQLLTWPAAGLIWIAQEILETAEVDTDEKSRLQKELTALQIAFDLGDISEEEFLLQETTLLDALEAFEVASSTS; translated from the coding sequence ATGGTCTGGCAATTACTCACCTGGCCCGCTGCGGGATTGATATGGATCGCCCAAGAAATTTTGGAGACCGCCGAGGTCGATACTGATGAAAAAAGCCGCCTCCAAAAAGAGTTGACCGCCCTACAAATTGCCTTTGACTTGGGCGATATTAGCGAAGAGGAATTTCTCCTCCAGGAAACTACACTCTTGGATGCTCTGGAGGCCTTCGAAGTAGCATCGTCAACTTCTTGA
- a CDS encoding NifU family protein → MEAATLELTPENVETVLDELRPYLMSDGGNVELVEIEGPVVKLRLQGACGSCPSSSYTLKLGIERKLQEMIPEIAEVEQVI, encoded by the coding sequence ATGGAAGCGGCTACTCTAGAACTCACTCCAGAAAATGTAGAAACCGTCCTGGACGAGCTACGACCCTATCTGATGTCCGATGGCGGTAACGTCGAATTGGTAGAAATTGAGGGACCGGTAGTCAAGCTGCGCCTTCAAGGCGCTTGTGGCTCCTGTCCCAGTTCCTCGTATACTTTAAAGCTGGGAATTGAGCGTAAGCTCCAGGAGATGATCCCGGAGATTGCCGAGGTCGAACAGGTCATTTAG
- a CDS encoding GvpL/GvpF family gas vesicle protein: MSGRYLYGILPAPGPVALDLRGLDDQPVLLHTLEPFVFIYSESTRERHRTSRLNLLTHERVLEALMQQGFTCLLPLQFGLTALDWEQVTRDLIQDHQSALLDLFAQLTGKREVGVKIYWQPDQELAVLAHEDPRIQQEREALQGTPLSMEQTIAFGRLVEAALEHRRGAITRHFDLQLTPLAQGVVDNAPLSQAMIYNKAFLIPWDEEPQFEQRVQELDQIYGERLRIRYNNFTAPYNFATL, from the coding sequence ATGAGCGGACGCTACCTCTACGGTATTTTGCCTGCACCCGGCCCTGTGGCCCTAGATCTCAGGGGCCTAGACGACCAACCGGTCCTGCTCCATACCCTCGAACCGTTTGTGTTCATCTATAGCGAGAGCACCCGCGAACGCCACCGGACCAGCCGCCTCAATCTGCTCACCCACGAACGAGTGTTAGAAGCCTTGATGCAACAAGGGTTCACCTGTCTGCTCCCCTTGCAGTTCGGTCTGACGGCGCTGGATTGGGAGCAAGTGACGCGCGATCTGATTCAGGACCACCAGTCAGCCCTTTTAGACCTCTTTGCCCAACTTACAGGTAAGCGTGAGGTCGGCGTCAAAATCTACTGGCAGCCCGACCAGGAACTCGCGGTCCTCGCCCATGAAGACCCCCGCATTCAGCAAGAACGTGAGGCGCTCCAGGGCACACCCTTATCGATGGAGCAGACGATTGCCTTCGGACGACTCGTAGAGGCCGCCTTAGAGCACCGCCGGGGCGCTATCACCCGCCACTTCGACCTCCAGCTCACGCCGTTGGCGCAGGGCGTGGTCGATAATGCGCCGCTATCCCAAGCCATGATCTACAACAAAGCCTTTCTTATTCCCTGGGATGAGGAGCCTCAATTCGAGCAACGGGTCCAGGAACTCGACCAAATCTATGGCGAACGGCTACGGATTCGCTACAACAACTTCACCGCTCCCTATAACTTCGCTACGCTCTAG
- a CDS encoding J domain-containing protein has product MGTITDYYACLGLPLTATSEDVRNAYRQVARRVHPDRFVSNEEDRQFAVSLFTEWVAPAYRVLSTDTVRLQFDRKYRDTVGSQVSLGLPRHFLIERLQNATSPGVLRQIYEQEVQNIFATLYTDLQQATAQVELLSVLNRAYIVIQLIAPWQKRATPALRPVGDRYITHARQLLEQNKIADAFSYLRASESQITDRAEYHYLLGLCYLRRGTPTVARTEFLTAQQYNPQHAGISTELKHLLLDRTDASSKWWQPILGALKRMVNGTAVRDLAVTRSNRS; this is encoded by the coding sequence GTGGGGACCATTACAGACTATTACGCCTGCCTGGGTTTACCCCTGACCGCAACGAGCGAAGATGTGCGCAATGCCTACCGTCAGGTGGCTCGCCGCGTCCACCCTGACCGTTTTGTAAGTAATGAAGAGGACCGACAGTTTGCGGTGAGCCTGTTCACTGAGTGGGTCGCTCCGGCTTACCGAGTCCTCTCGACGGATACGGTCCGCTTGCAGTTTGACCGCAAGTACCGAGACACTGTCGGCAGTCAAGTTTCTCTGGGGCTCCCCCGCCACTTTCTGATCGAGCGGCTCCAGAATGCTACTTCGCCCGGAGTGCTCCGTCAGATCTATGAACAGGAGGTGCAAAACATTTTTGCCACCCTCTACACCGACCTCCAGCAGGCGACTGCCCAAGTAGAACTACTCTCAGTCCTCAACCGCGCTTATATTGTTATACAACTGATCGCCCCCTGGCAAAAGCGAGCCACTCCTGCCCTGCGTCCAGTCGGCGACCGCTATATTACCCATGCCCGACAGCTCCTGGAGCAAAATAAAATCGCCGATGCCTTTAGCTATCTGCGGGCCAGCGAAAGTCAGATCACCGACCGCGCTGAATACCACTATCTCTTAGGTCTGTGCTATCTCAGACGCGGCACCCCAACCGTAGCACGCACTGAATTTCTGACGGCGCAACAATACAACCCCCAACACGCTGGAATAAGCACCGAACTCAAACACCTCCTACTGGATCGCACCGATGCCTCCTCTAAATGGTGGCAGCCGATCTTAGGAGCGCTCAAACGTATGGTCAATGGCACTGCTGTCCGAGACTTGGCGGTGACCCGCTCCAACCGCTCTTAG
- the cysT gene encoding sulfate ABC transporter permease subunit CysT: MALKKYSVLPGFELGLGYTLLYLSLVVLIPLSGIFFKTTTLTWEQFWAAVTNARVVASYQLTFGASLIAALVNAVFGLLVAWVLVRYKFPGKRLLDALVDLPFALPTAVAGIALTSLYAPNGWVGQLLEPLGLKVTFTPLGITLALLFIGFPFVVRTVQPVLQDLEPEVEEAAVCLGANRWQTFVRVIFPHIFPTLLTGFTLAFARALGEYGSVVFISGNMPFKTEIASLLIITKLEQYDYAGATAIAVVLLVASFVLLLGINLLQRWSSRHLVR, from the coding sequence ATGGCCCTCAAAAAATATAGTGTCCTGCCCGGTTTTGAGCTGGGGTTAGGGTACACGCTCCTGTACTTGAGCTTGGTGGTGCTCATCCCGCTCTCAGGGATCTTCTTCAAGACGACCACTTTGACCTGGGAGCAGTTTTGGGCGGCAGTGACCAATGCCCGTGTGGTGGCTTCTTATCAGCTCACCTTTGGCGCGTCGTTGATAGCAGCTCTGGTCAATGCGGTCTTTGGTCTTTTGGTCGCCTGGGTCCTGGTGCGCTATAAGTTTCCAGGCAAGCGCCTTTTGGATGCTTTGGTGGATCTGCCCTTTGCCCTACCGACAGCGGTCGCAGGGATTGCTCTGACCAGTCTGTATGCACCTAATGGCTGGGTCGGTCAATTGCTGGAGCCACTGGGACTCAAGGTTACCTTTACGCCGCTAGGCATCACCCTTGCCCTGCTATTTATCGGATTTCCTTTTGTGGTGCGGACGGTGCAGCCGGTGCTCCAAGACTTGGAGCCGGAGGTTGAGGAAGCAGCAGTCTGTCTGGGTGCGAACCGTTGGCAGACCTTCGTCAGAGTTATCTTTCCCCATATTTTTCCGACACTTCTGACGGGCTTTACCCTGGCCTTTGCCCGTGCCTTAGGCGAGTACGGCTCGGTTGTTTTTATCTCCGGGAATATGCCGTTCAAGACCGAGATTGCTTCCTTGCTTATTATTACCAAGCTGGAACAGTACGACTATGCAGGAGCCACAGCTATTGCGGTGGTCCTGTTAGTGGCGTCTTTTGTGCTGTTGCTCGGTATCAACCTGCTTCAGCGCTGGAGCAGTCGGCATCTGGTCCGTTAA
- a CDS encoding DUF5989 family protein encodes MNKFARTRRNVSQRGGTLAELFKLLWQRKLWWLIPLVVLLVFVVALLIFANAAGVVAPFLYTVF; translated from the coding sequence ATGAATAAGTTTGCTCGTACCCGAAGAAACGTGTCGCAGCGCGGCGGTACACTGGCTGAACTTTTTAAACTACTTTGGCAGCGCAAGCTCTGGTGGCTAATTCCTCTGGTGGTTCTGTTAGTCTTTGTTGTGGCGCTACTCATTTTCGCCAACGCTGCCGGGGTAGTTGCGCCTTTTCTCTACACGGTGTTTTAG